The following are encoded in a window of Paraburkholderia hospita genomic DNA:
- a CDS encoding CsbD family protein yields the protein METTKAEGTLREAAGNVKETIGSLAGDVGMQLEGKANELHGKAQQLCADATDLARDAMSSRPLAVLAGATAIGFVIGALWSSRRDTAD from the coding sequence ATGGAAACGACCAAGGCGGAAGGTACCCTTCGCGAAGCTGCGGGCAATGTGAAGGAAACAATCGGCTCGCTCGCGGGCGACGTCGGGATGCAGCTCGAGGGCAAAGCGAATGAGTTGCACGGCAAGGCGCAACAACTCTGCGCGGACGCAACCGACCTGGCGCGCGACGCCATGTCGTCCCGCCCGCTTGCCGTGCTGGCGGGCGCGACTGCAATCGGCTTCGTGATAGGCGCGCTGTGGTCATCGAGGCGTGACACTGCCGACTAA
- a CDS encoding DHA2 family efflux MFS transporter permease subunit has product MKDSPSRSGSLGPLPYVVAATFFMEYLDTTIIATALPAMARSFGTSPNALSLGMSAYMIALAIFIPASGWVADRFGSRSVFFSAIVTFTVASLLCGISQNVVEFTAARVLQGVGGALMVPVGRLTVVRSIDRKQLMQAISTITWPGIVAPVIGPPVGGFITTYASWRWIFLLNLPVCLIVLIAVLKWVPNLRSAERRPFDALGLVLSGAALTAILYGADVASQPDMNPLVGLGIIALGLAIGAVAFYQARRQRHPLIDVTTLKIPTFSVTVVTGTLTRIGIGAVPYLMPLLFQIGFGLSAFKSGLLLLVSATGNLGMKALTTRILRRYGFRRVAIAGSAVCGVFTIACGVLTPASPLAWVLVVVFIYGLARSLQFSTLATLAYADVPSEQTSAANTLWNAAAQMSIGLGIAFGALALRAAAAVNGSGGGQGQAFTLDDFRFAFLCAGALTIVSVYGYVRLARDAGHRLSAASR; this is encoded by the coding sequence ATGAAAGACTCGCCATCACGCTCAGGTTCACTCGGGCCGCTGCCTTATGTCGTCGCCGCGACCTTCTTCATGGAGTATCTCGACACCACGATCATCGCCACGGCGCTGCCGGCGATGGCGCGCTCGTTCGGCACGAGCCCCAACGCGCTCAGCCTCGGCATGAGCGCCTATATGATCGCGCTCGCGATCTTCATTCCGGCAAGCGGCTGGGTCGCGGACCGCTTCGGCTCCCGCAGCGTGTTCTTCTCGGCCATCGTCACGTTCACGGTCGCTTCGTTGCTGTGCGGCATTTCGCAGAACGTGGTCGAATTTACCGCTGCGCGTGTGCTGCAGGGCGTCGGCGGCGCGCTGATGGTGCCCGTGGGACGGCTGACCGTGGTGCGCAGCATCGACCGGAAGCAACTGATGCAGGCAATTTCAACGATCACCTGGCCGGGCATCGTCGCGCCCGTGATCGGGCCGCCCGTAGGCGGTTTCATCACGACCTATGCGTCGTGGCGCTGGATCTTCCTGCTCAACCTGCCCGTTTGTCTCATCGTGCTCATCGCCGTGCTCAAGTGGGTGCCGAATCTGCGCAGCGCCGAACGCCGCCCCTTCGACGCGCTCGGCCTCGTGCTGAGCGGTGCGGCGTTGACGGCCATTCTGTACGGCGCCGATGTGGCTAGCCAGCCGGACATGAATCCCCTCGTCGGACTCGGCATCATTGCCCTTGGGCTCGCGATCGGCGCTGTCGCGTTCTATCAGGCGCGCCGCCAGCGGCATCCGTTGATCGACGTCACCACGCTGAAGATCCCGACGTTCTCCGTCACGGTGGTCACAGGCACGCTGACGCGCATCGGCATTGGCGCGGTGCCGTATCTGATGCCTTTGCTGTTCCAGATCGGCTTCGGATTGTCGGCGTTCAAATCGGGCTTGCTGCTGCTTGTCAGCGCAACCGGCAATCTCGGCATGAAAGCGCTCACGACGCGGATCCTGCGGCGCTACGGTTTCAGGCGCGTTGCGATAGCCGGCAGCGCGGTATGCGGCGTGTTCACCATCGCGTGTGGCGTGCTGACGCCTGCGTCGCCGCTCGCGTGGGTACTGGTGGTCGTGTTCATCTATGGGCTCGCGCGTTCGCTACAGTTTTCCACGCTGGCCACGCTCGCCTACGCGGACGTGCCCTCCGAACAGACGAGCGCGGCCAATACGCTGTGGAACGCGGCGGCGCAGATGAGCATTGGTCTCGGGATCGCCTTCGGCGCGCTGGCGCTGCGCGCGGCAGCGGCCGTCAACGGATCGGGCGGTGGTCAGGGACAAGCGTTCACGCTCGACGATTTCCGCTTCGCGTTCCTGTGCGCGGGCGCGTTGACGATCGTATCGGTGTACGGCTATGTAAGGCTCGCCCGCGATGCGGGGCACAGACTTAGCGCCGCGTCACGTTAG
- the corA gene encoding magnesium/cobalt transporter CorA, translating to MGMVVNSIAYRAGRRLGDVTIDDISEVLKEPDTFVWVGIWEPDDEFLRKIQEEFSLHDLAIEDALQAHQRPKIEAYGDSLFIVVKTAQLVDGDVQYGETHLFVGTNFLVTVRHGASSSYAAIRTRVEENPKLLSKGPGFALYSILDFVVDNYLPIVSRFEEELDRIESDMFKSDFDQVAVAKLYDLRRHLLKLRNAAVPMDDICNQLIRFHEDIVPKELRAYVRDVQDHAHQITTITDDMREMLTNAMHVNLALVSVRQNEVVKRLAGWGAILAVPTVIFSLYGMNFESMPELKTAWGYPVTLFATVTGCLVLFRKLKYERWL from the coding sequence ATGGGCATGGTCGTCAACAGCATTGCTTACCGGGCGGGTCGACGCTTGGGCGACGTCACCATCGACGACATCAGCGAGGTGTTGAAAGAGCCGGACACATTCGTCTGGGTGGGCATCTGGGAACCTGACGACGAATTTCTGCGCAAGATCCAGGAGGAGTTCAGCCTGCATGACCTTGCTATCGAGGACGCGCTCCAGGCACACCAACGGCCCAAGATCGAGGCGTACGGCGACTCGCTCTTTATCGTGGTCAAGACCGCGCAACTAGTAGATGGTGACGTGCAGTACGGCGAGACTCACCTGTTTGTGGGGACAAACTTCCTCGTCACGGTTCGACACGGCGCCTCGTCAAGCTATGCCGCCATTCGTACGCGTGTAGAGGAGAATCCGAAGCTGCTGAGCAAGGGTCCAGGATTCGCGCTGTATTCGATACTCGACTTCGTGGTCGATAATTACCTGCCGATCGTCAGCCGGTTCGAGGAGGAACTCGACCGCATCGAGTCGGACATGTTCAAGTCCGACTTTGACCAGGTGGCAGTTGCGAAGCTATACGACCTTCGGCGCCATCTCCTCAAACTGCGGAATGCCGCAGTTCCGATGGACGACATTTGTAATCAACTCATCCGGTTCCATGAAGATATTGTTCCGAAGGAATTGCGAGCCTATGTGCGCGATGTCCAGGATCACGCGCATCAGATAACGACCATTACGGACGACATGCGCGAGATGCTGACTAACGCCATGCATGTCAATCTGGCGCTCGTGTCTGTGAGGCAGAACGAGGTCGTCAAGCGACTGGCCGGGTGGGGCGCTATCCTCGCAGTACCAACGGTGATCTTCAGCCTGTATGGGATGAACTTCGAGAGCATGCCCGAACTGAAAACTGCCTGGGGCTATCCGGTGACATTGTTTGCCACGGTTACGGGTTGCCTTGTGCTGTTTCGGAAACTCAAGTACGAGCGTTGGTTGTGA
- a CDS encoding phage holin family protein: MSIQSKVNQWSTVSRFCMDRMADYGELISIELAQARAQLAREVIALVALAVAGLFALSFFCIAVIATALSTPYFVQVAWAIAAAWLLLCVISFIVVRAQKPVRSFRVLQDEIHHDLQAVKEALK; this comes from the coding sequence ATGTCGATCCAATCCAAAGTGAACCAGTGGAGCACCGTGAGCCGGTTCTGCATGGACCGGATGGCAGATTACGGCGAACTCATTTCCATCGAACTGGCGCAGGCGCGTGCCCAGCTCGCTCGCGAAGTGATTGCGCTCGTGGCGCTGGCGGTCGCGGGATTGTTTGCGCTGTCATTCTTTTGCATCGCGGTCATCGCTACGGCATTGTCCACGCCGTACTTCGTTCAGGTGGCGTGGGCGATCGCAGCGGCGTGGCTGCTGTTGTGCGTGATTTCCTTCATCGTCGTTCGTGCACAAAAGCCGGTGCGCTCTTTCCGCGTGCTTCAGGATGAAATTCACCACGACCTTCAAGCGGTCAAGGAGGCGTTGAAATGA
- a CDS encoding MFS transporter has product MTFDRPAARLATRLAFLVAGFGVACWAPLVPFAKQRLGVDDGVLGLLLLCLGLGSVIAMVITGALSARYGSKPIIVAAGFGLAVVLPFLTVVSTPLTLGIALLAFGASLGSLDVAMNIHAIDVERAEGRPLMSGFHALFSIGGFAGSMVMTFLLSMHIGPLESTLLCAVLMLGAIAFARSRLIETAHAKEGPLFVAPRGIVLVLAGLTAITFLVEGALLDWSALLITGAGLVAAAQGGVGYMIFSVAMTAGRLGGDAVTARVGDRAMVFWGGWVAMGGFVVLLTAPSAAIAMAGFLLIGLGASNVVPVLFRQAGSQRAMPSALAVVAITTTGYAGNLVGPAGVGFVANGVGLPGAFWMLAALLCLVPCCARLVTAKRSQVDLS; this is encoded by the coding sequence ATGACGTTCGACCGACCCGCCGCCCGACTCGCGACGCGCCTTGCCTTCCTCGTGGCCGGATTCGGTGTCGCGTGCTGGGCGCCGCTCGTGCCCTTCGCCAAGCAGCGGCTTGGCGTCGATGACGGCGTGCTTGGCCTGCTGCTGCTTTGCCTCGGCCTCGGATCGGTGATCGCGATGGTGATCACAGGCGCGCTCAGCGCGCGATACGGCAGCAAGCCGATCATCGTCGCGGCGGGATTCGGCCTGGCCGTCGTCCTCCCGTTTCTGACCGTTGTCAGCACACCGCTCACACTGGGTATTGCCTTGCTCGCGTTCGGCGCGTCGCTCGGTTCGCTCGACGTCGCGATGAATATCCACGCGATCGATGTCGAGCGGGCGGAGGGCCGGCCTTTGATGTCGGGGTTTCATGCGCTGTTCAGCATCGGTGGCTTTGCTGGATCGATGGTAATGACCTTTCTTCTTTCGATGCACATCGGCCCGCTCGAAAGCACATTGCTATGCGCCGTACTGATGCTCGGCGCGATCGCCTTTGCACGGTCACGGCTGATCGAAACGGCTCACGCGAAAGAAGGTCCGCTATTCGTCGCGCCACGCGGCATCGTGCTGGTGCTTGCCGGCCTCACAGCGATTACGTTTCTTGTCGAAGGCGCACTGCTCGACTGGAGCGCGCTGCTGATCACGGGCGCGGGACTGGTGGCTGCTGCGCAAGGCGGAGTCGGTTACATGATTTTCTCGGTTGCGATGACGGCTGGCCGACTGGGCGGCGACGCGGTGACCGCACGCGTCGGGGACCGTGCCATGGTGTTCTGGGGTGGATGGGTCGCGATGGGCGGCTTTGTTGTCCTGTTGACGGCCCCGAGCGCGGCGATTGCGATGGCAGGCTTTTTGTTGATCGGTCTTGGCGCATCCAACGTGGTGCCGGTGCTGTTTCGCCAGGCGGGCTCGCAACGCGCGATGCCATCGGCGCTCGCTGTCGTGGCGATCACGACGACCGGTTATGCGGGGAATCTCGTCGGCCCGGCGGGTGTGGGGTTTGTTGCGAATGGAGTGGGACTGCCGGGGGCATTCTGGATGTTGGCTGCTCTGCTTTGTCTTGTGCCGTGTTGTGCCCGGTTGGTTACGGCGAAACGGTCGCAAGTGGACTTGTCGTGA
- a CDS encoding NAD(P)/FAD-dependent oxidoreductase: MTTPADTPPASPISTDVLIIGAGPVGLFAAFEAGVIGLSSQIVDNIERVGGQCIELYPDKPIYDIPAIPVCTARELVDRLVEQIRPFAPPLHLGHRVETVERLDNGHWLARTDKGLAFEAAAILIAGGNGSFVPQRLLLEEAVPLEGRHVHYSVPKLDDFAGKKVIVAGGGDSALDWALALRKVAQHVTLVHRRSGFSAADSSVANMRRAVEAREMDFAVGTITSLSAPDGQLQSVELRQAEGSAHLEADHVLVLFGLVADLGPIAKWGIEVQGGRITVDTSNYESTCPGIFAAGDIAGYPNKQKLILSGFHEASLALRKAYNYAFPDKKRVHIHSSYDTKLAERVAASHA, translated from the coding sequence ATGACCACTCCGGCAGACACGCCGCCCGCTTCACCCATCAGCACCGACGTGCTGATCATCGGCGCGGGACCCGTGGGGCTGTTCGCCGCGTTCGAGGCGGGCGTGATCGGCCTGTCGAGCCAGATCGTCGACAACATCGAGCGTGTGGGCGGCCAATGCATCGAGTTGTATCCGGACAAGCCGATCTACGACATTCCGGCGATACCCGTATGCACCGCGCGCGAACTGGTCGACCGGCTCGTCGAGCAAATCCGGCCCTTCGCTCCGCCGCTGCATCTCGGCCATCGTGTCGAAACGGTCGAGCGGCTTGACAATGGACACTGGCTCGCCCGCACCGATAAAGGACTGGCATTCGAAGCAGCGGCCATCCTGATCGCGGGCGGCAACGGGTCGTTTGTCCCGCAGCGTTTGCTGCTCGAAGAGGCCGTGCCGCTCGAAGGCCGTCACGTTCACTACAGCGTCCCCAAACTCGACGACTTTGCCGGCAAGAAAGTGATCGTGGCGGGCGGCGGTGACTCCGCGCTCGACTGGGCATTGGCGCTGCGCAAGGTTGCACAGCACGTCACGCTCGTGCATCGTCGCAGTGGTTTTAGCGCGGCGGACTCCAGCGTCGCCAACATGCGCCGCGCAGTCGAAGCGCGCGAAATGGATTTTGCGGTCGGCACGATCACGAGCCTGAGCGCACCTGATGGGCAACTCCAATCGGTCGAACTCCGGCAGGCCGAAGGCTCTGCGCATCTCGAAGCCGATCACGTGCTGGTGTTGTTCGGTCTCGTTGCCGATCTCGGTCCGATAGCGAAGTGGGGAATCGAAGTACAAGGCGGACGCATCACGGTCGACACGTCGAACTACGAAAGCACGTGTCCCGGCATCTTTGCGGCGGGCGATATCGCGGGCTATCCGAACAAGCAGAAGCTGATTCTTTCGGGATTTCACGAGGCGTCCCTCGCGCTTCGAAAGGCGTACAACTACGCGTTTCCCGACAAGAAACGCGTGCACATCCATTCGAGCTATGACACGAAGCTGGCAGAGCGCGTCGCCGCGTCTCACGCGTAG
- a CDS encoding DeoR/GlpR family DNA-binding transcription regulator, protein MNDDIPLARRDEIANRLAQGQPVVAAALAAEFNISEDAIRRDLRALATEGRCRRVYGGALPITPASAPMAARMDLARERKSALARAAVPLIQSGELLFLDSGSTNLALVDVLPEESELTVATNSIDIAAAVLRRSDLHLIMIGGSVDPAVGGCVDASAVEAIAQLNIDRCFIGSCAISPKSGISAFGLADATFKRAVLAASEHSVVLALTDKFDARAPHRVATLKAIECVIVEHDLPRAERTALSKSGPSVVKAEPPASL, encoded by the coding sequence ATGAATGACGACATCCCCCTCGCACGACGCGACGAGATCGCGAACCGGCTCGCCCAAGGCCAGCCTGTCGTCGCGGCCGCGCTCGCTGCTGAATTCAATATTTCGGAAGACGCGATCCGTCGCGACCTGCGCGCGCTGGCAACGGAAGGCCGCTGCCGCAGGGTCTATGGCGGCGCGTTGCCGATCACGCCCGCGTCCGCACCAATGGCGGCCCGCATGGACCTGGCGCGCGAGCGCAAGTCGGCGCTGGCTCGTGCAGCCGTACCGTTGATTCAATCAGGCGAGCTTCTGTTCCTCGATAGCGGCAGCACCAATCTCGCGCTCGTCGACGTGTTGCCGGAGGAAAGCGAACTCACCGTGGCGACCAATTCCATCGACATCGCCGCTGCCGTGCTTCGCCGCTCCGATCTGCATCTCATCATGATCGGTGGATCGGTCGATCCGGCCGTGGGCGGATGCGTCGATGCGAGCGCGGTGGAGGCCATCGCCCAGTTGAATATCGATCGATGCTTCATCGGCTCGTGTGCAATATCGCCGAAGAGCGGGATCAGCGCATTCGGTCTCGCCGACGCGACGTTCAAACGCGCGGTCCTCGCGGCCAGCGAGCACAGCGTGGTACTCGCGCTCACCGACAAGTTCGACGCCCGTGCGCCTCATCGGGTCGCCACGCTCAAGGCGATCGAATGCGTGATCGTCGAACACGACCTGCCGCGCGCGGAGCGTACGGCCCTGTCGAAATCCGGCCCGTCGGTTGTGAAGGCCGAGCCGCCCGCCAGCCTGTGA
- a CDS encoding PhzF family phenazine biosynthesis protein, whose translation MNIHRMLCFGRNDESGNAAIVVEDSALAEPERMKFAQRQDASATVFVEADAAGDMQLDYYYPHARSPLCLHATLAASAVFFERHPDIGRVRFVTSIHRQTLEVERVDEGIFVGVKAQPCPALTSHVAETARLLRVEPADVIGTPGLASVGSPKLLVEVAEQSVLAALRPDLEGIAEWSRKHGVSGMYVYCRLDDGIYAGRNFNHLDSRFEDAATGVAAGALALSLKRSITLLQGDALGQPCTLMARYADGTVQIGGRAIRTAI comes from the coding sequence ATGAATATCCATCGCATGCTTTGCTTCGGCCGCAATGACGAGAGTGGCAACGCTGCGATCGTCGTCGAGGACTCTGCTCTGGCTGAACCGGAGCGGATGAAGTTCGCCCAGCGGCAAGACGCAAGCGCTACGGTGTTTGTGGAAGCGGATGCGGCCGGTGACATGCAGCTCGACTACTACTACCCGCATGCCCGCAGCCCTCTTTGTCTGCATGCGACGCTTGCGGCGAGCGCGGTTTTCTTCGAGCGGCACCCGGACATCGGTCGCGTTCGGTTCGTCACGAGCATCCATCGGCAGACGCTCGAGGTCGAGCGCGTTGACGAGGGAATCTTCGTCGGCGTGAAGGCGCAGCCTTGCCCGGCGTTGACCAGTCATGTCGCGGAGACGGCGCGGTTGCTTCGCGTCGAACCGGCTGACGTGATTGGTACACCCGGACTCGCATCGGTGGGGAGCCCAAAGCTGCTGGTAGAGGTGGCGGAGCAATCCGTGCTGGCCGCCTTGCGCCCTGATCTCGAAGGCATTGCAGAATGGAGCCGCAAACACGGCGTTTCGGGCATGTACGTGTATTGCCGCCTTGATGACGGTATCTACGCGGGGCGGAACTTCAATCATCTCGACTCGCGCTTCGAAGATGCTGCGACGGGGGTGGCGGCTGGTGCGCTGGCCTTGTCGCTGAAGCGAAGCATTACGCTGCTGCAAGGCGACGCGCTCGGCCAGCCGTGTACGCTCATGGCGCGATACGCGGACGGGACGGTGCAAATTGGCGGGCGAGCGATCAGGACCGCAATCTGA
- a CDS encoding cupin domain-containing protein: protein MPKIDIAGIPELQGTGYPPQYAARSAERIRQRLGDAGGLFDFGVNLMRLPPGNWSSQRHWHSAEDEFVFVLEGELTLIEDGGETVLRAGDCAAFPKNSGNGHHMINRSNVTALYLEVGSRSAADVITCSDIDMMSPSSDGRFLHKDGTPYS, encoded by the coding sequence ATGCCCAAAATCGACATTGCCGGCATACCGGAACTTCAAGGCACGGGGTATCCACCGCAGTATGCCGCGCGCAGCGCTGAACGCATTCGCCAGCGGCTGGGCGACGCCGGTGGACTGTTCGATTTTGGAGTGAACCTCATGCGCCTGCCGCCCGGCAACTGGTCGAGCCAGCGCCATTGGCACTCGGCCGAAGACGAGTTCGTCTTCGTGCTCGAAGGCGAGCTGACGCTGATCGAAGACGGCGGCGAAACCGTATTGCGCGCGGGCGATTGCGCGGCCTTTCCGAAGAACTCCGGCAATGGCCATCACATGATCAACAGGTCGAACGTGACGGCCCTTTACCTCGAAGTCGGTTCGCGTTCGGCCGCGGATGTCATCACCTGCTCCGACATCGACATGATGAGCCCCAGCAGCGACGGCCGTTTCCTGCACAAGGACGGCACGCCGTATTCCTGA
- a CDS encoding NAD(P)/FAD-dependent oxidoreductase, with amino-acid sequence MLRLSEVKLPLDHPESDLEAAIRARLADLGVPADGLLRYTVFRRAHDARKRSDIKLTYIVDVEVKDEAAALKRMAGKPHCGPTPDMAYHFVAKAPEHADSLRPVVIGMGPCGLFAGLILAQMGFRPIILERGKAVRERTKDTFGLWRKSVLNPESNVQFGEGGAGTFSDGKLYSQIKDPHHYGRKVLDEFVKAGAPEDILYLSRPHIGTFRLVSMVEKMRANIEELGGEVRFETRVEDIEIDQGKVRSLKLSNGETLRCDHVVLAVGHSARDTFQMLHDRGVYMEAKPFSLGFRIEHPQGLIDRSRFGKFAGHKQLGAADYKVVHHCSNGRAVYSFCMCPGGTVVAATSEPGRVVTNGMSQYSRAERNANAGIVVGITPEDYPGGPLAGIAFQRKWEERAFELGGGDYHAPGQLVGDFIAGRPSTSLGAVVPSYKPGVRPTDLSTALPDYVIEAIREALPQMDKKIAGFAMHDAVLTGVETRTSSPLRIRRKDDFQSMNVDGLYPAGEGAGYAGGIYSAAIDGIEVAQALALNLTSAHMP; translated from the coding sequence ATGCTACGTCTAAGCGAAGTCAAACTCCCGCTCGACCATCCCGAGAGCGATCTCGAAGCCGCGATTCGCGCGCGCCTCGCGGATCTCGGCGTGCCGGCAGACGGGCTCCTCCGTTACACCGTGTTCCGCCGTGCGCACGACGCACGCAAGCGCTCAGACATCAAGCTGACCTATATCGTCGATGTCGAAGTCAAAGACGAAGCCGCCGCGCTCAAGCGGATGGCCGGCAAGCCGCATTGCGGACCGACGCCGGACATGGCGTACCACTTTGTCGCGAAGGCTCCCGAGCACGCAGATTCCCTGCGCCCGGTCGTGATCGGTATGGGGCCGTGCGGCCTGTTCGCAGGACTTATCCTCGCGCAGATGGGGTTCCGTCCGATCATCCTCGAACGCGGCAAAGCCGTGCGCGAGCGCACCAAGGACACCTTTGGCCTGTGGCGCAAGTCCGTACTGAACCCGGAATCCAATGTGCAGTTCGGCGAAGGCGGGGCCGGAACGTTTTCCGACGGCAAGCTATACAGCCAGATCAAGGATCCACACCACTATGGCCGCAAGGTGCTGGACGAATTCGTCAAGGCGGGCGCACCGGAAGACATCCTGTATCTGAGCCGGCCGCACATCGGCACGTTCCGCCTCGTCAGCATGGTGGAAAAAATGCGCGCCAACATCGAGGAACTGGGGGGCGAAGTGCGCTTCGAAACCAGGGTCGAGGACATCGAAATCGATCAGGGCAAAGTGCGCTCGCTCAAGCTCTCGAACGGCGAAACGCTGCGTTGCGATCACGTGGTGTTGGCCGTGGGCCACAGCGCGCGCGACACCTTCCAGATGCTGCACGATCGCGGCGTTTATATGGAAGCCAAGCCTTTTTCACTGGGGTTTCGCATCGAGCATCCGCAGGGGCTGATCGATCGCAGCCGCTTCGGCAAGTTTGCGGGCCACAAGCAACTCGGTGCGGCCGACTACAAGGTGGTCCATCACTGCAGTAATGGACGGGCCGTCTACAGCTTTTGCATGTGCCCTGGCGGCACGGTGGTCGCGGCGACCTCCGAGCCGGGCCGCGTGGTCACCAATGGCATGAGCCAGTATTCCCGGGCCGAGCGCAACGCGAATGCGGGTATCGTCGTCGGCATCACGCCGGAAGACTATCCCGGCGGTCCGCTGGCCGGCATCGCGTTCCAGCGCAAATGGGAAGAGCGCGCATTCGAACTCGGCGGCGGCGATTACCACGCGCCGGGTCAACTGGTCGGAGATTTTATCGCCGGCCGGCCGTCGACATCGCTTGGCGCGGTGGTGCCATCGTACAAGCCGGGCGTGCGCCCGACCGACCTCAGCACCGCGCTGCCCGACTACGTGATCGAAGCAATCCGTGAAGCACTCCCGCAGATGGATAAGAAGATCGCAGGCTTCGCGATGCACGATGCAGTGCTCACCGGCGTGGAGACGCGCACGTCGTCACCGCTGCGGATTCGACGCAAAGACGATTTCCAAAGCATGAACGTCGACGGTCTGTATCCGGCCGGCGAAGGCGCGGGGTATGCGGGCGGTATCTATTCGGCGGCCATCGACGGCATCGAAGTGGCGCAAGCGTTGGCACTCAATCTGACATCGGCGCACATGCCCTGA
- a CDS encoding leucine-rich repeat domain-containing protein has protein sequence MSETPPSSTNPNIEDSRSPTWRRATPWAIGAAVVLLLIILFAVFSSSRRSPDERALGELGFIKATCSNSDGSAAPPDSACLALRAKPTLTASEVAAAIPHLKDSDRKIELNLANTQIDNLDPLKELDTLDSLDLTGTPVWNIDALKDMHSLKRLVLHRTEVENIAALKGLTGLQSLTLWDTRVSNLDALKNLTDLRQLDLRDTQVRDLDPLEDLPHLETLKLGGARNVRDIDALGQLTALKTLDLNETQIDSIAALKKLRDMQALFLANTPLRDIDVIKGMPSLKTLVLDGSKVDDIDAVRGLRQLDTLVLARTQVTSIDALKELTALQRLNLADTRVENIDALKDLKSLRMLNLFRTRVRNIDSLKSLTNLQELYLANTPVEDIDVLKGLTGLRELVLYGTKARNVDELKAALPKTRIVW, from the coding sequence GTGTCCGAAACGCCGCCGTCAAGCACGAACCCAAACATCGAAGACTCGCGTTCACCCACGTGGCGTCGCGCGACACCGTGGGCCATCGGCGCCGCAGTCGTCCTGTTGCTCATCATTCTGTTCGCCGTGTTCAGTTCGTCGCGCAGAAGCCCGGACGAACGAGCGCTGGGCGAACTCGGATTCATCAAGGCCACCTGCAGCAACAGCGACGGTTCTGCCGCACCACCTGACTCCGCCTGCCTGGCCTTGCGTGCAAAGCCGACGCTGACGGCATCCGAAGTCGCGGCCGCTATTCCGCACCTGAAGGATTCGGACCGCAAGATCGAACTGAACCTCGCCAATACGCAAATCGACAACCTCGATCCGCTGAAAGAACTGGATACTCTGGATTCGCTCGACCTGACGGGCACGCCCGTCTGGAACATCGATGCACTCAAGGACATGCATTCGCTAAAGCGGCTCGTACTTCATCGCACGGAAGTAGAGAACATCGCCGCGCTTAAAGGACTGACCGGTCTACAATCGCTCACCCTCTGGGATACGCGGGTCTCGAATCTCGATGCGCTAAAGAATCTGACCGACCTTCGGCAACTCGACTTGCGCGACACCCAGGTTCGGGATCTCGATCCGCTCGAAGACCTGCCTCATCTGGAAACACTGAAACTCGGCGGCGCGCGGAACGTGCGTGACATCGATGCGCTCGGCCAGCTCACTGCCCTCAAAACACTCGACCTCAACGAGACACAGATCGACAGCATCGCTGCGTTGAAGAAGCTGCGCGACATGCAGGCACTTTTTCTTGCGAACACGCCGCTGCGCGACATCGACGTGATAAAGGGCATGCCGTCGCTGAAAACGCTCGTGCTGGACGGCTCCAAGGTCGACGATATCGACGCGGTGCGCGGCTTGCGCCAACTGGATACGCTCGTGCTCGCCCGCACGCAGGTCACCAGCATCGACGCGTTGAAGGAACTGACCGCGCTGCAGAGGCTGAATCTTGCCGACACCCGCGTCGAGAACATCGACGCGCTAAAAGACCTGAAGAGCCTGCGCATGCTCAATCTTTTCCGCACGAGAGTTCGCAATATCGATTCGCTGAAAAGTTTGACGAATTTGCAGGAGCTGTATCTCGCGAACACCCCTGTCGAAGATATCGACGTGCTGAAGGGCCTCACCGGATTGCGCGAACTCGTTCTCTATGGCACCAAGGCCAGGAACGTCGACGAACTCAAGGCGGCGCTGCCGAAAACGCGCATCGTGTGGTGA